In one Hypomesus transpacificus isolate Combined female chromosome 18, fHypTra1, whole genome shotgun sequence genomic region, the following are encoded:
- the tasorb gene encoding protein TASOR has product MALNPKAEGKKDSECTETNEHVRQSGDSKRNSLSAATSTTSNQNGDQTGCEEGAMPQQEASDRRKSGLSDARSTSNSPLPGQRHAEELPRRHFQIPRKIKERKGLYQFLPPDSREFEDLVKILSSFYLDNSSRGTFSYSKARLIHNELLEKEFIEKRRELKQEGRTEPELLESYCFLFPDKSKLPWICEKGLSVGHTRITTLGSTSMGVYLSKYSDLLQMNPFEVGACGDIVIFKVMRGRLKSIHENMPKSVIEPTPKFDCHVSKNATRVTSLLSYRAFELTQQYYFEFAFDEIKPRPRHVCPYAVVSFQYKGKEAAVAPMTSHRFNTSSCEGSRGPVRACYTVWSGPLVNKGQELCQVCLRSSTRPYLPFKLSEKLDLSRGMQLEQAKRKIPSVLFSWETYSSTREVLKCGMYCSLFEVVSGKGKAGSGSLSGLLHKLERDRMVLVKPLLDRGFLFLLSSAQMVNPNEQRGRFGRSLQALFIFQEPRGVIKHTSRMSEPELLSAEPQPPMLTSMQPFVPALHYALLKLRSNPGKDLSSGVERQAQDFLSRRDICHSRHFQVPDYKPNLDDRSDIPPPPRSKPNMDSQLRSYIYGPASYILPLAKAKDMMERIQQPSAPAPIPSPTSAPIPAPTPVPTPAPASTDYSPVSDWGGSGGSDRPEWPERLPADTDRRKPGTSHSNGGQPHTRPQPQNARSKMSQNEYDKDKMKQLLKLIQLHKKALVKEPGKERPDGGRDAASDPHSLKRKLEEENTGGMSKHLRSDPQSNGEPSQAQGDDILEEGSQNLAAVMESMGIYDTDLRERGGAQGSSNKNTQQLLKILLDTLNKAVAQGAAGEQPDPVEPSLGTGRGEPELGLGKPQQPPRQDYLEEEAVCSLGSPMSTCSMEEQPHSLDHPPWGPPPHPDKPQTLPGPVADGHLQMMEALEPHQLQSQPLIQPHLQLLPHPQVQPHPQVQPHPQLQPHPQVQPPPQAQPPPQAQPPPQAQPPPQAQPHPQVQPHPQVQPPPQVQPPPQAQPPPQAQPHPQAQPHPQVQPQRPCSSLDNILNQELHNLSSGIQSIMQSQHIYYTSHQPSQLLQRDTWLPNSSFSDFVSAYVTPVPVHGHVKILREKIGNLISQPTFHHMDMTSAHGLAPPPHGHYPPPVAAGSLPSSSLHFNPDPPIPTVPPPHTLNMVASQPPMSHLPPPHCLTPTSAQSPVPTTSAPKTKAHAPQVKSSSSQRPHKPSSKTKPDLLSTEDNHTDVYSPSQVTMDSPDSNQTGCPVAGSTPATSAPAVAPAQVQASPVPTHASPASAHTSPPPAPLPAPASAPAPASAPASAPAPAAAPAPASAPAPAANLLFSQLKPEVFSSLVEIFKDVQKNTVKFYIHPGDEGEESAICVEIKEYLKSLGNAECKPQSFLENSSNLDKLLIIIQNEDIAAHVHKIPALVSLKKCSTVSFAGVDSLDDVKNHTYNELFVSGGFIVSDEFVLNPDCITQERLQSFLRFLEEQSSPEHPWQWKVHCKSQKKLKELGRLNSNAMGLLNLLTAYQKKHLVEFLPYHECDTQSRQAPDLDCLVKLQAQHTQQRHMIFLTERRFEMFLQYSRNGIVIASIDDIMNSFHSLIGGINQNELPTPPSTVVNDECVEEDMSLDSDDDTPAVEETPARIQEAGLEEQTQPPPLPDTEEFRPPLPDQLSTSSGEHNPSSLAYSDLAALKTAISQFKASNQVGNTSPGGFAVNPHQSFLCPSTPWTSFSGYAASPAYPASPCSATQEQDYRAPASTSTVAPGSALTTGPLTGQTPLPLEVKPPPPPHLMHLYVSSKALSGSDPTLAGAGGAFSVGGSISALPSTAAEASPSAPPATRTYPDPTGYTPADMAQHSFTTGATTCVGGATSHQGDGTLSGPRNGVWGSVGNSTGETPCSQGGGIAGPVSQSGEREWTEAPGSCTPGSQGDGTPVNCTDSHGVGIGIPSAATRGGSVVRPMLPTHGGTGGAYGCVGAIPGQIDGSLRGGLGPGLKGGYRGRGAQPGGSWLRLGPGPGRGHEQGEGTRGAPCSWGYPLGRGRGRGRGQDYYSDYTYSHNYSP; this is encoded by the exons ATGGCCCTGAACCCCAAGGCGGAGGGGAAAAAAGACTCAGAATGTACAGAGACAAACGAACATGTCAGGCAGAGCGGCGATAGCAAGAGGAATTCGCTGTCAGCCGCCACCTCGACCACATCCAACCAAAATGGCGATCAGACTGGATGTGAAGAGGGTGCAATGCCCCAACAAGAAGCCTCTGATCGGCGGAAGAGCGGACTGTCTGACGCCAGGAGTACCAGTAATTCGCCTTTGCCAGGCCAGAGACACGCCGAGGAGCTGCCACGAAGACATTTTCAGATCCCTAGGAAGATAAAAGAACGGAAAG GACTGTACCAGTTCCTACCTCCTGACTCGCGGGAGTTTGAGGACCTGGTGAAGATATTGTCCTCCTTCTACCTGGATAACTCGTCACGAGGGACCTTCTCCTACTCCAAGGCCAGGCTCATTCACAATGAGCTGCTGGAGAAAGAG TTTATTGAGAAGAGGCGGGAGCTGAAACAGGAAGGGAGGACCGAGCCAGAGTTGCTGGAGTCCTACTGCTTCCTGTTTCCAGACAAGTCCAAG CTCCCGTGGATCTGTGAGAAGGGGCTGTCTGTGGGCCACACCAGGATCACCACACTAGGGAGCACATCCATGG GTGTCTATCTTTCCAAATACTCGGATTTGCTGCAAATGAATCCATTTGAAGTGGGAGCTTGTGGAGACATAGTCATATTCAAAGTTATGAGG GGCCGTTTGAAGAGCATCCATGAAAACATGCCCAAGAGCGTGATTGAGCCTACACCCAAGTTTGACTGCCATGTGTCCAAAAACGCCACCAGGGTCACCTCCTTGCTGTCATACAGAGCCTTCGAGCTAACACAG CAATATTACTTTGAGTTTGCGTTTGATGAGATCAAGCCTCGGCCCAGGCATGTATGTCCCTACGCCGTAGTGTCCTTTCAGTACAAAGGGAAGGAGGCTGCAGTGGCCCCTATGACATCCCATAG GTTCAACACGAGCAGCTGTGAAGGAAGCAGAGGACCAG TGAGGGCCTGTTACACTGTGTGGAGTGGCCCTCTGGTCAACAAGGGCCAGGAGCTGTGCCAGGTGTGCCTGCGCTCCTCCACAAGGCCCTACCTCCCCTTCAAACT GTCAGAGAAGTTGGATTTGAGCCGCGGCATGCAGCTGGAGCAGGCCAAGAGGAAGATCCCCTCGGTGCTGTTCTCCTGGGAGACCTACAGCAGCACACGGGAAG tgctgAAGTGCGGGATGTACTGCAGCCTGTTTGAGGTGGTCAGTGGGAAGGGCAAGGCTGGCAGTGGCAGCCTCTCAGGACTCCTCCACAAGCTGGAGCGGGACCGGATG gtgctgGTGAAGCCCTTGTTGGACAGAGGTTTTCTCTTCTTGCTGTCATCGGCTCAGATGGTTAATCCCAATG AGCAGCGGGGACGCTTTGGGCGGAGTCTTCAAGCCCTCTTCATCTTCCAGGAGCCTAGGGGAGTCATCAAGCACA cctccagAATGTCTGAGCCAGAGCTCCTGTCTGCTGAGCCCCAGCCCCCCATGTTGACCTCCATGCAGCCCTTCGTCCCAGCCCTCCACTACGCCCTTCTGAAGCTGCGCTCCAACCCAGGCAAAGACCTGAGCTCTGGGGTGGAGCGCCAGGCGCAGGACTTCCTGAGCCGCAGGGATATTTGCCATTCCCGGCACTTCCAGGTGCCGGACTACAAACCGAACCTGGACGACCGCAGCGacatccccccgcccccccgctcCAAACCCAACATGGACAGCCAACTGCGCTCCTACATCTACGGGCCTGCCTCCTATATCCTCCCACTGGCCAAGGCTAAAGACATGATGGAGAGGATACAGCAGCCCTCTGCTCCTGCCCCCATCCCTTCTCCAACCTCTGCCCCCATCCCTGCTCCAACCCCTGTCCCCACCCCTGCCCCGGCCTCCACAGACTACAGCCCTGTGTCTGACTGGGGGGGCTCAGGGGGGTCGGACAGGCCCGAGTGGCCAGAGAGGCTCCCTGCAGACACTGACCGGAGGAAGCCAGGCACGTCCCACTCCAACGGAGGACAGCCTCACACtcggccccagccccagaacgCACGGTCGAAGATGAGCCAGAATGAGTACGACAAGGACAAGATGAAGCAACTGCTGAAGCTGATCCAGCTGCATAAGAAGGCCCTGGTGAAGGAGCCAGGGAAGGAGAGGCCAGACGGGGGGAGGGACGCTGCCTCGGACCCCCACAGCctgaagaggaagctggaggaggagaacacaggAGGCATGTCCAAACACCTCCGCTCTGACCCCCAGAGCAACGGAGAGCCCAGCCAAG CCCAAGGAGACGACATCCTAGAGGAAGGCAGCCAGAACCTGGCAGCGGTCATGGAGAGCATGGGCATCTATGACACTGACCTGCGGGAACGGGGGGGCGCCCAGGGATCCTCCAACAAAAACACCCAGCAGCTGCTCAAGATCCTGCTGGACACCCTCAACAAGGCCGTGGCCCAGGGGGCAGCCGGCGAGCAGCCTGACCCAGTGGAGCCCTCACTGGGCACGGGGAGAGGGGAGCCTGAGCTGGGCCTGGGGAAACCACAACAGCCACCCAGACAGGACTACCTTGAG gaggaggctgtgtgtagTCTTGGGAGTCCCATGAGTACCTGCTCCATGGAGGAGCAGCCTCACAGCTTGGACCATCCCCCCTGGggtccccctccacacccag ACAAGCCCCAGACCCTCCCAGGTCCTGTGGCAGACGGCCACCTGCAAATGATGGAGGCTTTGGAGCCCCACCAGCTTCAGTCTCAGCCCCTAATCCAGCCTCATCTCCAACTCCTGCCTCATCCCCAGGTTCAGCCTCATCCCCAGGTCCAGCCTCATCCCCAactccagcctcatccccaggtccagcctcctccccaggctcagcctcctccccaggctcagcctcctccccaggctcagcctcctccccaggctcagcctcatccccaggtccagcctcatccccaggtccagcctcctccccaggtccagcctcctccccaggctcagcctcctccccaggctCAGCCTCATCCCCAGGCTCAGCCTCATCCCCAGGTCCAGCCCCAACGCCCCTGCAGCAGTCTAGACAACATCCTCAACCAGGAGCTACACAACTTGTCCTCTGGTATCCAGAGCATTATGCAGAGCCAGCACATCTACTACACTTCCCATCAGCCCTCACAGCTGCTCCAGAGAGACACCTGGCTCCCCAACAGCTCCTTTTCAGACTTTGTGTCTGCCTACGTCACCCCGGTGCCAGTCCATGGCCACGTCAAAATACTGCGGGAGAAGATTGGCAATCTCATCTCCCAGCCCACTTTTCACCACATGGACATGACTAGTGCACATGGCTTAGCTCCCCCACCACATGGCCACTACCCCCCTCCTGTGGCAGCTGGTTCCctaccttcctcctcccttcacttcaACCCAGACCCCCCCATTCCTACTGTACCTCCCCCACATACTCTCAATATGGTCGCCTCCCAACCTCCCATGTCCCACCTACCGCCCCCACACTGCCTAACTCCTACCTCTGCCCAGTCTCCCGTCCCAACCACATCAGCCCCAAAAACCAAAGCACACGCCCCTCAGGTCAAGAGCTCCTCCTCTCAGCGTCCACACAAACCCTCAAGCAAGACCAAGCCAGACCTTCTCTCCACAGAGGACAACCACACAGACGTCTACTCACCCTCCCAGGTCACCATGGACTCCCCAGACTCAAACCAAACTGGATGCCCCGTGGCAGGGTCAACCCCTGCTACCTCTGCCCCTGCTGTGGCCCCAGCCCAAGTCCAAGCCTCTCCTGTCCCTACACATGCCTCTCCTGCATCTGcacacacctctccacctcctgccCCACTCCCAGCCCCTGCTTCAGCTCCTgcccctgcctcagcccctgcctcagcccctgccccagccgctgccccagcccctgcctcagcccctgccccagcggCCAACCTGCTGTTCAGCCAGCTGAAGCCGGAGGTGttcagcagcctggtggagatCTTTAAGGACGTGCAGAAGAACACTGTGAAGTTCTACATTCACCCTGGGGACGAGGGCGAGGAGAGCGCCATCTGTGTGGAGATCAAG GAGTACCTGAAGAGCCTGGGTAATGCTGAGTGTAAGCCCCAGTCCTTCCTGGAGAACAGCAGCAACCTGGACAAGCTCCTcatcatcattcaaaatgaggACATCGCTGCACACGTCCACAAG ATCCCTGCCCTGGTGTCCCTGAAGAAGTGCTCCACCGTCAGCTTCGCTGGCGTGGACAGCCTTGATGACGTGAAGAACCACACCTACAACGAGCTGTTTGTCTCCGGAGGGTTCATCGTGTCAGACGAGTTTGTGCTGAACCCAGACTGCATCACCCAAG aGCGCCTGCAGTCCTTCCTGAGGttcctggaggagcagagctccccgGAGCACCCCTGGCAGTGGAAGGTGCACTGCAAGTCCCAGAAGAAGCTCAAGGAGCTGGGCAG GTTGAACAGTAACGCCATGGGCCTTCTGAACCTGCTGACGGCCTATCAGAAGAAGCACCTGGTAGAGTTCCTGCCTTACCATGAGTGTGACACCCAATCACGTCAGGCCCCCGACCTGGACTGTCTGGTCAAGCTCCAGGCTCAGCACACCCAGCAGCGCCACATGATCTTCCTCACAG AACGCCGCTTCGAGATGTTCCTTCAGTACTCCAGGAATGGCATTGTAATAGCCAGCATCGATGACATCATGAATAGTTTCCACAGCCTAATTGGCGGGATCAATCAGAACGAGCTGCCCACACCGCCCTCTACTG TAGTGAATGatgagtgtgtggaggaggacatGTCCCTGGACTCTGACGACGACACGCCGGCGGTAGAAGAGACGCCTGCTCGCATCCAGGAAGCGGGTTTGGAGGAGCagacccagcccccccccctccctgacacGGAGGAGTtccgtcctcccctccccgACCAGCTCAGCACCTCCTCCGGGGAGCACAACCCCTCCTCCTTGGCCTACTCGGACTTGGCGGCTCTCAAAACGGCCATCTCCCAGTTCAAAGCCAGCAACCAGGTGGGGAACACCTCCCCTGGGGGGTTTGCTGTCAACCCCCACCAGAGTTTCCTGTGTCCTTCAACCCCGTGGACCTCCTTCTCTGGCTACGCCGCCTCCCCGGCCTACCCCGCCTCGCCCTGCAGCGCCACACAGGAGCAGGACTACcgagccccagcctccacctcgACTGTTGCCCCAGGATCGGCCCTCACCACGGGGCCTCTCACCGGccagacccccctccctttGGAGGTCAAGCCCCCGCCTCCGCCCCACCTCATGCATCTGTATGTGTCATCCAAGGCCCTGTCTGGGTCGGACCCCACGCTGGCCGGGGCTGGAGGGGCCTTCTCTGTAGGCGGGAGTATCAGCGCACTGCCCAGCACAGCAGCAGAGGCctctccctccgccccccctgCCACGCGAACCTACCCAGACCCCACTGGGTACACCCCGGCCGACATGGCCCAGCACAGCTTCACTACTGGGGCCACCACCTGTGTAGGCGGGGCCACAAGCCATCAGGGAGACGGGACACTCAGCGGGCCTAGGAATGGTGTGTGGGGATCTGTGGGGAACAGCACTGGTGAGACCCCATGCAGCCAGGGAGGGGGCATTGCAGGACCAGTCTCCCAGAGCGGGGAACGTGAATGGACAGAAGCCCCTGGCAGCTGCACTCCTGGTAGTCAGGGGGACGGGACTCCAGTGAACTGTACAGACAGCCATGGAGTCGGTATTGGCATTCCCTCAGCGGCCACTAGGGGGGGCTCAGTAGTCAGACCCATGCTACCTACACACGGGGGGACTGGAGGTGCCTACGGCTGCGTAGGGGCCATACCTGGACAGATAGATGGGTCTCTGCGGGGGGGGTTGGGTCCTGGGTTGAAAGGGGGCTACCGAGGGAGAGGTGCCCAACCAGGAGGGTCGTGGCTCAGGCTGGGACCAGGCCCGGGGCGGGGCCACGAGCAGGGGGAAGGAACTAGAGGAGCACCTTGTTCCTGGGGTTATCCCCTGggtaggggaagggggagggggaggggtcaggactACTACTCAGactacacatactcacacaactACTCCCCCTGA
- the asb14b gene encoding dynein axonemal heavy chain 12 isoform X2, which produces MKNPLALAAQAGHLNVVEVLLQKGARVGYQSELAGSVLFDAAESGNPDIISLLLDHGADPNIALHSGHLPLHRVAYHGHVLALEQLIPVTKMEVVKESGMSPLHSAAAGGHAQCVELLLQAGYDPNFMLHPRIRRNYDDERKSALYFSVSNNDLQCTRLLLEAEAMVNQDPINCLQVALRHGNYELINTLLRYGANVNYYSGVNTTHFPSALQYALKDEVMLRMLLNHGYDVQRCFDCPYGDSSHDYAPWTTSVIKDMVFCEVITVYWLKHISGLVVRIMLDYTDHVILCTKLKDILKQQKQWPEICEIQENVRSLKHLCRLRIRACLRNLRLRAPVFISFLPLPNSLKDYLRYREYDVYSRGSMVSP; this is translated from the exons ATGAAGAACCCGCTAGCCTTGGCTGCACAGGCTGGCCATCTCAACGTTGTGGAAGTCTTGCTACAGAAAG GAGCACGTGTGGGGTATCAGTCAGAGTTGGCTGGCTCAGTACTGTTTGATGCAGCTGAATCAGGGAACCCTGACATCATTTCTTTGCTGCTGGACCATGGGGCCGACCCTAACATAGCACTGCACAGCGGGCACCTGCCTCTCCACCGTGTGGCGTACCATGGCCACGTACT GGCTTTGGAGCAGCTGATCCCGGTGACTAAAATGGAGGTGGTGAAGGAGAGTGGGATGAGTCCTCTTCACTCTGCGGCAGCTGGGGGCCATGCTCAGTGTGTGGAGCTGCTTCTCCAGGCTGGCTATGATCCCAACTTCATGCTCCACCCAAGGATACGACGGAACTACGATGATGAACGCAAGTCTGCGCTATACTTTTCTGTTTCCAACAATGACCTTCAGTGCACCCGTCTACTGCTGGAGGCTGAAGCTATGGTCAACCAGGACCCTATCAATTGCCTTCAGGTGGCCCTGAGACATGGCAACTACGAGCTTATCAACACCCTGTTGAGGTATGGGGCCAATGTGAACTACTACTCTGGTGTCAACACCACTCACTTCCCTTCTGCGCTGCAGTATGCCCTGAAAGATGAGGTCATGCTGAGGATGCTCCTAAACCACGGTTATGATGTGCAACGCTGCTTCGACTGTCCCTATGGAGATAGTTCCCATGACTACGCGCCATGGACAACCTCAGTCATCAAAGACATGGTG ttcTGTGAGGTGATAACAGTGTACTGGCTGAAGCACATCTCTGGACTGGTAGTGCGCATCATGCTGGACTACACTGACCATGTCATCTTGTGCACCAAGCTGAAGGACATCCTGAAGCAGCAGAAACAGTGGCCAGAGATCTGTGAAATTCAAG AGAATGTACGGAGCCTGAAGCACCTGTGTCGTCTGCGCATTCGAGCCTGCCTGCGCAACCTACGCCTGAGGGCGCCGGTTTTCATCAGCTTCCTGCCTCTTCCAAACAGCCTGAAGGACTACCTGCGCTACAGGGAGTACGATGTCTACAGCAGAGGCAGCATGGTCAGCCCATAA
- the asb14b gene encoding dynein axonemal heavy chain 12 isoform X1, which produces MNTETETGDEFDQYEDDRDEDEATQYMIEQSLLQYSKRKAAISSHLAGTADDPDEIFKAVNEGDEEALRALTELPGVMSRVDNRGWIPLHEAAVQDNKPILEIVFSASPLGALHCRTLKGETPLFLAVVHGLRANATFLLQNGCNPDIQDDEEDSPLVAAIINDQYDLATLLLRYNAKVDPKGPLGRTPLHEASLLGQENFVYLLLQSGANPNVYDTNMKNPLALAAQAGHLNVVEVLLQKGARVGYQSELAGSVLFDAAESGNPDIISLLLDHGADPNIALHSGHLPLHRVAYHGHVLALEQLIPVTKMEVVKESGMSPLHSAAAGGHAQCVELLLQAGYDPNFMLHPRIRRNYDDERKSALYFSVSNNDLQCTRLLLEAEAMVNQDPINCLQVALRHGNYELINTLLRYGANVNYYSGVNTTHFPSALQYALKDEVMLRMLLNHGYDVQRCFDCPYGDSSHDYAPWTTSVIKDMVFCEVITVYWLKHISGLVVRIMLDYTDHVILCTKLKDILKQQKQWPEICEIQENVRSLKHLCRLRIRACLRNLRLRAPVFISFLPLPNSLKDYLRYREYDVYSRGSMVSP; this is translated from the exons ATGAATACGGAGACAGAGACTGGAGATGAGTTTGACCAATACGAAGATGACAGGGATGAGGACGAGGCCACACAGTATATGATCGAACAGAGCCTGCTCCAATATAGTAAACGCAAGGCGGCAATTTCCAG TCACCTTGCAGGCACTGCGGATGACCCCGATGAGATCTTTAAAGCAGTAAATGAAG GTGACGAGGAGGCCTTGAGGGCTCTGACAGAGCTTCCAGGGGTCATGTCCAGAGTAGATAATAGAGGGTGGATCCCTCTGCATGAGGCTGCAGTGCAGGACAATAAACCCATCCTAGAGATAGTGTTCTCAG CTTCTCCTCTGGGTGCACTCCACTGCCGCACTTTGAAGGGGGAAACACCACTCTTTCTAGCTGTGGTGCATGGCCTCAGGGCTAATGCTACATTCCTGCTGCAGAATGGATGCAATCCAGACATacaggatgatgaggaggattcTCCACTTGTGGCAG CTATAATTAATGACCAGTATGACCTGGCCACATTGCTGCTTCGCTACAACGCCAAAGTCGACCCAAAAGGACCTTTGGGCCGAACCCCTCTTCACGAGGCTTCCTTGCTGGGTCAGGAGAACTTTGTGTATTTGCTCCTGCAATCCGGCGCCAACCCAAATGTCTATGATACCAACATGAAGAACCCGCTAGCCTTGGCTGCACAGGCTGGCCATCTCAACGTTGTGGAAGTCTTGCTACAGAAAG GAGCACGTGTGGGGTATCAGTCAGAGTTGGCTGGCTCAGTACTGTTTGATGCAGCTGAATCAGGGAACCCTGACATCATTTCTTTGCTGCTGGACCATGGGGCCGACCCTAACATAGCACTGCACAGCGGGCACCTGCCTCTCCACCGTGTGGCGTACCATGGCCACGTACT GGCTTTGGAGCAGCTGATCCCGGTGACTAAAATGGAGGTGGTGAAGGAGAGTGGGATGAGTCCTCTTCACTCTGCGGCAGCTGGGGGCCATGCTCAGTGTGTGGAGCTGCTTCTCCAGGCTGGCTATGATCCCAACTTCATGCTCCACCCAAGGATACGACGGAACTACGATGATGAACGCAAGTCTGCGCTATACTTTTCTGTTTCCAACAATGACCTTCAGTGCACCCGTCTACTGCTGGAGGCTGAAGCTATGGTCAACCAGGACCCTATCAATTGCCTTCAGGTGGCCCTGAGACATGGCAACTACGAGCTTATCAACACCCTGTTGAGGTATGGGGCCAATGTGAACTACTACTCTGGTGTCAACACCACTCACTTCCCTTCTGCGCTGCAGTATGCCCTGAAAGATGAGGTCATGCTGAGGATGCTCCTAAACCACGGTTATGATGTGCAACGCTGCTTCGACTGTCCCTATGGAGATAGTTCCCATGACTACGCGCCATGGACAACCTCAGTCATCAAAGACATGGTG ttcTGTGAGGTGATAACAGTGTACTGGCTGAAGCACATCTCTGGACTGGTAGTGCGCATCATGCTGGACTACACTGACCATGTCATCTTGTGCACCAAGCTGAAGGACATCCTGAAGCAGCAGAAACAGTGGCCAGAGATCTGTGAAATTCAAG AGAATGTACGGAGCCTGAAGCACCTGTGTCGTCTGCGCATTCGAGCCTGCCTGCGCAACCTACGCCTGAGGGCGCCGGTTTTCATCAGCTTCCTGCCTCTTCCAAACAGCCTGAAGGACTACCTGCGCTACAGGGAGTACGATGTCTACAGCAGAGGCAGCATGGTCAGCCCATAA